From the genome of Brevibacterium sp. JSBI002, one region includes:
- a CDS encoding phosphoenolpyruvate carboxykinase (GTP), translated as MTVLDHDVVADQLKNAPTENKSVLSFVSRIAALTTPDDIVWIDGSEAQKNEIAEKLVEAGTIQRVNGTKDSYYAASDPEDVARVEGRTYICSEDEKDAGPLNNWVAPAEMKETLNPLFEGAMRGRTMYVIPFVMGHAEADQPMFGIEVTDSAYVVLSMLVMARSGKYALDAIDAQDAKFVECVHSVGAPLEEGQEDVAWPCNTTKYITHFPEDRAIWSFGSGYGGNALLGKKCYALRIASAIARDEGWLAEHMLILKLTSPEGVVKYVAAAFPSACGKTNLAMIEPTIPGWKAETLGDDIAWMRFGEDGQLYAVNPEFGLFGVAPGTGYTTNPTAMRAIEAGGNIFTNVALTDDGDVWWEGKTDEAPAHLTDWRGNDWTPESDTPAAHPNSRFCTPIANVPTLAPEWTNPNGVPISAILFGGRRKTTMPLVTETKDWTHGVFMGSVLSSETTAAATGAVGVVRRDPMAMRPFIGYNVGDYLQHWINIGNTEGAQLPKIFYVNWFRRDDDNSFLWPGFSENSRVLKWVFERVTGTADAQESPLGLTPVEGGLDTEGLDFTDEQLRKALAIKPEEWETELGLIEEWYAELGDSVPAELRAEVDNLRERLGLA; from the coding sequence ATGACTGTCCTCGACCATGATGTCGTCGCTGACCAGCTGAAGAACGCACCGACCGAAAACAAGTCGGTGCTCTCGTTCGTCAGCCGGATCGCCGCCCTGACCACCCCGGACGACATCGTCTGGATCGATGGTTCCGAAGCACAGAAGAACGAGATCGCTGAGAAGCTCGTCGAGGCCGGCACCATCCAGCGTGTCAACGGCACCAAGGACTCCTACTACGCGGCCTCCGACCCCGAGGACGTCGCCCGTGTCGAGGGCCGGACCTACATCTGCTCCGAGGACGAGAAGGATGCCGGTCCGCTCAACAACTGGGTGGCTCCCGCGGAGATGAAGGAGACCCTCAACCCGCTGTTCGAGGGTGCGATGCGCGGACGCACCATGTACGTCATCCCCTTCGTCATGGGCCACGCCGAGGCGGACCAGCCGATGTTCGGCATCGAGGTCACCGATTCGGCCTACGTCGTGCTCTCCATGCTCGTCATGGCTCGCTCGGGCAAGTACGCCCTCGATGCGATCGACGCCCAGGACGCGAAGTTCGTCGAGTGCGTCCACTCCGTCGGCGCTCCGCTGGAAGAGGGACAAGAAGACGTCGCCTGGCCCTGCAACACCACCAAGTACATCACCCACTTCCCCGAGGATCGCGCCATCTGGTCCTTCGGCTCCGGCTACGGCGGCAACGCTCTGCTGGGCAAGAAGTGCTACGCGCTGCGCATCGCCTCCGCAATCGCCCGCGACGAAGGCTGGCTGGCCGAGCACATGCTCATCCTCAAGCTGACGAGCCCGGAAGGCGTCGTCAAGTACGTCGCCGCGGCGTTCCCCTCTGCCTGCGGCAAGACCAACCTCGCCATGATCGAGCCGACCATCCCCGGGTGGAAGGCCGAGACCCTCGGTGACGACATCGCGTGGATGCGCTTCGGCGAGGACGGCCAGCTCTACGCCGTCAACCCCGAGTTCGGTCTCTTCGGCGTCGCCCCGGGCACCGGCTACACGACGAACCCGACCGCGATGCGCGCCATCGAGGCCGGCGGCAACATCTTCACCAACGTCGCTCTGACCGACGACGGTGACGTGTGGTGGGAAGGCAAGACCGACGAGGCGCCTGCTCACCTCACCGACTGGAGGGGCAACGACTGGACTCCCGAGTCCGACACCCCCGCCGCTCACCCGAACTCGCGTTTCTGCACCCCGATCGCGAACGTGCCGACCCTGGCTCCCGAGTGGACCAACCCGAACGGTGTGCCGATCTCGGCTATCCTCTTCGGCGGTCGCCGCAAGACCACGATGCCTCTGGTCACCGAGACCAAGGACTGGACCCACGGCGTGTTCATGGGCTCGGTGCTCTCCTCGGAGACCACCGCTGCTGCCACCGGTGCCGTCGGCGTCGTCCGCCGCGATCCCATGGCGATGCGCCCGTTCATCGGCTACAACGTCGGTGACTACCTGCAGCACTGGATCAACATCGGCAACACCGAGGGTGCCCAGCTGCCGAAGATCTTCTACGTCAACTGGTTCCGCCGCGACGATGACAACTCGTTCCTGTGGCCCGGATTCTCCGAGAACTCACGCGTTCTCAAGTGGGTCTTCGAACGCGTCACCGGCACCGCCGATGCCCAGGAATCCCCGCTCGGCCTCACCCCGGTCGAAGGCGGCCTCGACACCGAAGGCCTCGATTTCACCGACGAGCAGCTGCGCAAGGCTCTCGCCATCAAGCCCGAAGAGTGGGAGACCGAACTCGGCCTCATCGAGGAATGGTATGCCGAGCTCGGCGATTCGGTTCCGGCCGAACTCCGCGCCGAGGTGGACAACCTCCGCGAGCGCCTCGGCCTCGCTTGA
- a CDS encoding DNA alkylation repair protein — protein sequence MRCSRRRNSSSAKAIGWVLHDSSRKRPDLVFDWILPRAHRASGVTIREAVKRLSTEQREAVLAAR from the coding sequence ATGCGATGCTCGAGGAGAAGGAATTCTTCGTCCGCAAAGGCCATCGGCTGGGTTCTGCACGATTCCTCGCGCAAACGCCCCGACCTCGTCTTCGACTGGATCCTCCCGCGTGCCCACCGTGCCTCGGGAGTGACGATCAGGGAGGCCGTCAAACGCCTGTCGACGGAACAGCGTGAGGCCGTTCTCGCCGCCAGATGA
- the argG gene encoding argininosuccinate synthase: MSKVLSSLPVGEHVGIAFSGGLDTSCAVAWMRHKGAIPCTYTADIGQYDEPDLESVTDRAKEYGAEIARFVDAKRLLVEEGFVALQCGAFNVRSGGKTYFNTTPLGRAVTGTMLVRAMKEDGVDIWGDGSTYKGNDIERFYRYGLMANPKLRIYKPWLDSEFVDELGGRQEMSEWLVEHGYPYRDSAEKAYSTDANIWGATHEAKTLEFLDAGLDIVEPIMGVAAWRDDIEVKSEEVSVRFEAGRPVAINGEEFDDPVALVFKANEIGGRHGLGVSDQIENRIIEAKSRGIYEAPGMALLHVTYERLLNAIHNEDTIALYHEEGRRLGRRMYEGRWLDPQSLMLRESMQRWVASAITGEVTLRLRRGDDYTIVNTEGPNLSYHPEKLSMERVGDAAFGPEDRIGQMTMRNLDIADSRARLEQYAAMGIVSGPTSELVGSLEAGGAEEIANSTVDVDEASDRAGLSAAFDAGTD, from the coding sequence ATGTCGAAAGTACTGTCTTCGCTCCCAGTCGGTGAGCACGTTGGAATCGCCTTCTCCGGCGGACTGGACACCTCCTGCGCGGTCGCATGGATGCGCCACAAGGGTGCCATCCCGTGCACGTACACGGCCGATATCGGCCAGTACGACGAACCCGACCTCGAATCGGTGACCGATCGCGCCAAGGAATACGGCGCCGAGATCGCCCGCTTCGTCGACGCCAAGCGCCTGCTCGTCGAGGAGGGCTTCGTCGCCCTGCAGTGTGGCGCGTTCAACGTCCGCTCCGGCGGCAAGACCTACTTCAACACCACTCCCCTGGGCCGCGCGGTCACCGGCACCATGCTGGTCCGCGCCATGAAGGAAGACGGCGTCGACATCTGGGGCGACGGCTCGACCTACAAGGGCAACGACATCGAGCGGTTCTACCGCTACGGCCTCATGGCCAACCCGAAGCTGCGCATCTACAAGCCGTGGCTCGACTCGGAGTTCGTCGACGAGCTCGGCGGCCGGCAGGAGATGAGCGAATGGCTCGTCGAGCACGGCTACCCCTACCGCGACTCGGCCGAGAAGGCCTACTCCACAGATGCGAACATCTGGGGCGCCACGCACGAGGCGAAGACCCTCGAGTTCCTCGACGCCGGACTCGACATCGTCGAACCGATCATGGGCGTCGCCGCCTGGCGCGATGACATCGAGGTCAAGTCGGAAGAGGTCTCGGTCCGCTTCGAGGCCGGACGGCCGGTCGCCATCAACGGTGAAGAATTCGACGACCCCGTTGCCCTGGTCTTCAAGGCCAACGAGATCGGTGGCCGCCACGGACTCGGCGTGTCCGACCAGATCGAGAACCGCATCATCGAGGCGAAGTCCCGCGGAATCTACGAGGCCCCGGGCATGGCGCTGCTGCACGTGACGTACGAACGTCTGCTCAACGCCATCCACAACGAGGACACCATCGCCCTCTACCACGAAGAGGGCCGCCGCCTCGGTCGCCGGATGTACGAGGGCCGCTGGCTCGACCCGCAGTCGCTCATGCTGCGCGAATCCATGCAGCGGTGGGTCGCCTCGGCGATCACCGGCGAGGTCACCCTGCGCCTGCGCCGCGGCGACGACTACACGATCGTCAACACCGAGGGCCCGAACCTGTCCTACCACCCGGAGAAGCTGTCGATGGAGCGTGTGGGCGATGCCGCCTTCGGCCCCGAGGACCGCATCGGCCAGATGACCATGCGCAACCTCGACATCGCCGACTCGCGCGCCCGTCTCGAGCAGTACGCGGCCATGGGCATCGTATCCGGGCCGACCTCGGAACTCGTGGGCTCACTGGAGGCCGGCGGCGCCGAGGAGATCGCGAACTCCACTGTCGACGTCGACGAGGCCAGCGACCGCGCAGGCCTGTCCGCCGCCTTCGACGCAGGAACGGACTGA
- a CDS encoding APC family permease, protein MSDLPSNAHHPAGTHTSAGNRAGGHLSDSDHLAVLGYGDSFERSMSPWANFALGFTYLSPLVGVYSLLAVALSTGGPPSIWWIVIVACGQLLVALVFGEVVSQFPIAGGIYPWARRLWSKRYAWMAAWIYICALIVTITSVAEFGAGFLASLFGLELNRTTTLVLALVLLVLALAINFSGTKWLARIARIGLFAELIGVIGLGLFLLIFERKHSFSVFFDTMGTAGDGSYLPVFLGAAVAGLFLFYGFEACGDVAEEVSNPARGIPKAMLMTIFVGAISALFSFGGYVLAAPNLDEIVAGEVADPIPAILAGSLGDVGAKIFLLVAILAFISCVLSLQAAASRLIFSFARDGMMPGHTWLSMVTDGTKIPHNALIVACTAPALICVLIWFNDGILVAVTSFAILGIYLAFQMVVLGALRQRVKGWKPAGPWSLGSWGIVVNIAALAYGVFAMILLSLPGDSGSFFADWIVLIGLVVVLAVGFIYLFTARPDRKSDAPEGDAIAVADAIRAHRAKL, encoded by the coding sequence ATGTCCGATCTCCCCTCGAATGCCCACCATCCCGCGGGCACTCACACCTCCGCCGGCAATCGTGCCGGTGGCCATCTCTCCGACTCCGACCACCTTGCTGTCCTCGGCTACGGTGACTCGTTCGAGCGGTCGATGAGCCCGTGGGCGAACTTCGCTCTCGGCTTCACCTATCTCTCACCGCTCGTCGGCGTCTATTCGCTGCTGGCCGTCGCACTGTCGACCGGTGGTCCGCCCTCGATCTGGTGGATCGTCATCGTCGCCTGCGGGCAGCTGCTCGTCGCCCTCGTCTTCGGGGAGGTCGTCTCCCAGTTCCCCATCGCCGGTGGGATCTACCCATGGGCGAGACGACTGTGGAGCAAGCGGTATGCGTGGATGGCCGCCTGGATCTACATCTGCGCACTCATCGTCACGATCACCTCGGTGGCGGAGTTCGGGGCCGGATTCCTCGCGAGCCTGTTCGGGCTCGAGCTCAACCGCACCACCACTCTCGTTCTCGCTCTGGTTCTGCTCGTGCTTGCTCTGGCGATCAACTTCTCGGGCACGAAGTGGTTGGCCCGAATCGCCCGCATCGGGCTCTTCGCCGAGCTCATCGGAGTCATCGGCCTCGGCCTGTTCCTGCTCATCTTCGAACGCAAGCACAGCTTCTCAGTCTTCTTCGACACCATGGGCACCGCCGGTGACGGCAGCTATCTGCCCGTGTTCCTGGGTGCCGCCGTCGCCGGGCTCTTCCTCTTCTACGGCTTCGAAGCCTGCGGCGACGTCGCCGAGGAGGTTTCGAACCCGGCTCGAGGAATCCCGAAGGCCATGCTCATGACGATCTTCGTCGGCGCGATCTCGGCCCTGTTCTCCTTCGGCGGGTATGTGCTGGCGGCTCCGAACCTCGATGAGATCGTCGCCGGTGAAGTCGCCGACCCGATCCCTGCGATCCTCGCCGGCAGCCTCGGCGATGTCGGTGCGAAGATCTTCCTGCTCGTTGCGATCCTCGCGTTCATCTCCTGCGTGCTCAGCTTGCAGGCCGCCGCATCGAGGCTGATCTTCAGCTTCGCCCGCGACGGAATGATGCCCGGGCACACGTGGTTGTCCATGGTCACCGACGGGACGAAGATCCCACACAACGCTCTCATCGTCGCCTGCACGGCACCCGCTCTCATCTGCGTGCTCATCTGGTTCAACGACGGAATCCTCGTCGCCGTGACCTCGTTTGCCATCCTCGGCATCTACCTCGCCTTCCAGATGGTCGTCCTCGGGGCGCTGCGGCAGAGAGTCAAGGGGTGGAAGCCGGCGGGGCCGTGGTCGCTGGGAAGCTGGGGTATCGTCGTCAACATCGCGGCCCTTGCTTACGGAGTTTTCGCGATGATCCTGTTGTCGCTGCCCGGCGACTCCGGGTCGTTCTTTGCCGACTGGATCGTGCTCATCGGCCTCGTCGTCGTGTTGGCGGTCGGGTTCATCTATCTCTTCACGGCACGTCCGGATCGGAAGTCCGACGCTCCCGAAGGTGACGCCATCGCCGTCGCCGACGCGATCCGCGCCCACCGGGCGAAGCTGTAG
- a CDS encoding GNAT family N-acetyltransferase translates to MTNPLAPQFTIRTETSGDIDAIHASGYGIEGLSFVGVLDGEVFAHAMLSRCFVGEAPGVCLAPCSVWPEHQRTGAGTPVIEALLAEAARSGEAFAVVLGHPEYYPRFGFTPASGFGITLHVEVPDEALMAMSLAGEVPAGALAFAPEFGV, encoded by the coding sequence GTGACGAATCCTCTCGCACCTCAGTTCACCATCCGCACTGAGACATCCGGTGACATCGATGCCATCCACGCATCCGGCTACGGAATCGAGGGCCTGTCGTTCGTCGGCGTCCTCGACGGTGAGGTCTTCGCCCACGCCATGCTCTCCCGGTGCTTCGTCGGAGAGGCGCCCGGAGTCTGCCTCGCGCCCTGTTCCGTGTGGCCCGAGCATCAGCGCACCGGCGCCGGCACCCCCGTCATCGAGGCGCTCCTCGCCGAGGCGGCCCGCAGCGGTGAGGCATTCGCCGTCGTGCTCGGTCACCCCGAGTACTACCCACGCTTCGGGTTCACGCCGGCCTCGGGATTCGGCATCACCCTGCACGTCGAGGTTCCCGACGAGGCGCTCATGGCGATGTCGTTGGCCGGAGAGGTGCCTGCGGGTGCCCTGGCCTTCGCGCCAGAGTTCGGGGTCTGA